The nucleotide sequence CAGGTGGGTGGTCAAATACAATCATGTATAACAATCTATCTCTTGACTTTACCCTTGACTACCGCTTTGGTGGTAAGATGGTTTCGACCCCAACCAAGTATGCAACGGGTGCCGGTATGTTTGAGAATACAATGAAATACCGTGATGCGGAACATGGAGGACTCACATTTACTGACGATTACGGTACCTGGAATGATGGTGTATTACTAAATGGTGTAAATGCGAATACAGGAGCTAAGAACACAAAAGTAATTGGTGCCGCTGATTATTATATGAATACATATGGTTGGGGATACGATGCATGGAATGAAGATGGAGCCATTTTTGACAACAGCTTTATCAAAATGCGTGAAATATCTCTTGCTTACCGCGTTCCTTCTAAGGTAACCAGCAAGCTTGGATTAAACAACCTTCGCGTATCTGTAATCGGTCGTAACCTGTTCTATGTATGGAAAACTTTGGAAAATGTAGATCCGGAAGCCCCTCTTGGAAATAAATGGTGGTCTCAGGGAATTGACGTAGGTTCTACTGCAGCTTCCAGAAGTTTTGGTATCTCTATTAATGCTAATTTTTAATTAAAAAACTATGAACAAGAAAATAGTACAAGGATTATTGTTGGCTACCACCCTTATTTTCGGTAGTTGTACAGATCAGCTTGAAGAAAAATATTACAATCCGGAAAAATCGACGACAATGAGCATACCCGGATTCTTTACCTCTGCTTTGAACAGCGACAGAGTTCGCCCTTCATACTGGAATGTAAGAACATTCCTGGAAATGCAACCCGGTGTATATGCCCAGACAAATTATTTTGGCAACGGAAATACGGCTTATCAACAAGCAGACAGTTATTGTGAACAATACTGGAACGATTTTTATGGCAGAGGGATCATGTCATTGTACAGAGCAATGGAAGTAACCTACGCAAATCTACCGGACGCAGACAAAAAGAATCAGGAGATCTTTATGAAAGCTGTTAAAGTTGTATTATACGACAGAGCTTCTCAAATGGTTGATCTTTGGGGTGACATTCCTTTCTCCGAAGCCGGAAGTCTGGAAACAAACAGTACAATCACAAATGCAAAATTTGATGATTCTGCCGAATTATATGCAACTTTTATCGCTGGTTTGGATGAATGCGCAACCTATTTTGCATCAGCTTCTACTACGGCCGATTTTAGCAAATACGATATTCTGTTGAGCGGTAATGTAAAGAAATGGCAACAGTATGCCAACTCTCTTCGCTTACGTCTTTTAATGAGAATGTCTAACGCGAACGAAAACACAGCAAAAACTAAGGTCCTGGAAATGCTTAATAACCCGGCTTCTTACCCATTGGTAGACGGTGCAATGGCAAGCAACTATAATCCAGCCAATGTGGATGTATTATTGTTCCCTCTTACCACCTACACAGACAACCTGAACTCGGCTTTAAGTGAACTAAATTGCAACTGGGCTCCGGATTATTTGCTGAACAAGGTAATGGCACCAAGTAACGACCCCCGCCTTCCGGTTTTCTTTGACAACACAAGCAAGGGATACCGTGCTATGCCTGTAGAATCAAGCACATCATGGGCCGAAGCAAACTATGCAGATTATTGTTATCTCGATTCAACTACGTTTGTGCAGAACGCACAGATGCCGGGTTTTGTAATGACATCCTCTGAAGTAAACTTCTTGAAAGCTGAAGCTTTCCAACGTTGGGGAAATTCTTCGGATGCAAAGACTGCTTTCGAAACTGCAGTAAAACAATCCGTATCTTTCTATTACTATGTAAACAACCTGAATTCAGCAGGTTTACGTAAAGAGTCTAAGCCTTCCGACAGCGTAATCGAAGCATTTATTGAAAGTGGCGTTAGTTATACAGGAACCGATGCACAGAAGTTAGCCTTGATTTATACTCAGAAGTGGCTTCACTTCGGCTTATGGCAGGCCAACCAGGCATGGGCCGAATATAGAAGGACAGATGTACCGGCACTTACATTCCCATCCGAAGGTAAACTTTCGGGGTACACAACACCTCCTACCCGTTTGATATATCCTTCAGGAGAAGTATCAAACAACTCAGAAAATTATAAAAGTGTAGCTGGCAAGGATACCCGCAGCACGAAGTTATTCTGGGACGTAAAGTAAGATAAGCCATACATCCGTTTGAAATTAATTTTCAACTGGAAGAAATGATTTTGAGGATGGACTCTGGTTATACAGAGTTCATCCTCTTTCTTTTTGTTAAAGTAAGGTTAATAATACATGTTGTAAAACATATATTGAGGTATAAGTGTTATCTTTGTAACGGTATAAAAAAACACAATATAAGCCTATGCTTAGCCAAGTATTTTATATTCTCTTTTTTTTCTTTAGCGGCGAATTTATCAGCTACTTTCTTGGGGGCTTTATACCCGGAAGTGTGATTGGAATGATTCTTCTGTTTTTGGCGCTTGTTCTTGGGATTGTGAATCCTGTAAAAGTTAAAAAAGTATCGACACTTCTCACTCAAAACATGGGTCTTTTCTTTCTGCCTGCCGGAGTCGGACTTATGAATTCATTGGGCATTATCTCCGAATATTGGGTGGTTATCGTTACAGCATCTGTTATTAGTACGGTTCTGGTTATCGCAAGTGTAGCCATTGTTCAACAAAAAATGGGTAAGGAGATAAAAGACAATGAATAATCTGCTCGAATCCCAAATTTTTATACTCACGCTGGTAATAGGAACTTATCTTGCCGCCTCTTTGTTGTATAGAAAAACAAAGTTAAGTATACTGCACCCTTTGCTCACCTCAATTCTGGTTATTATTGCCATTCTTAAGGTGACTGGCATTCAATATGAATCATTCAAAGAGGGTAGTAAATTAATTGAATTCATGCTTGGTCCGACAGTCGTAGCATTGGGATATGTTCTTTTTGAACAGATGAAGAATCTGAAAGGGAATGTGATCTCAATCCTTACTTCGCTTTTTATTGGAGCAATCACCGGAATAGTGAGTGTAATTGGCATATGTAAACTAATGGGCGCCAACGATATCCTTATCGCCACACTCCAGCCTAAATCGGTTACAACACCGATTGCAATGGAAATTGCTGAAAAATCGGGAGGAATTCCATCACTCACAGCTGTTATAGTTGTTGCGGTTGGTATATTCGGGAGCATGGCCGGGCCAATGATTCTTAGAGTATTGGGTATTGAAAGCCGCATTGCCAAAGGTTTGGCTCTGGGAGCATCGTCTCATGGTATCGGCACTTCTGTAGCTATACAAATCGGAGCTATTGAAGGTGCAATTAGTGGTCTTGCCATCGGATTAATGGGCATTATGACGGCTCTTCTGGTTCCAGCCATCAAGCTACTCTTAGGCCTCTTCTAAATTCATACCACATTGATTTGCAATCGATTTTATTCATAAAAGGAATATATATATTGCTTTATTGGATGAAAAACTCTACTTTTGCAGTCAATTCAGAAATTATTAATCTTATTATATAAAAGACTTTTATGGCTAGTACAGCAGATTTCAGAAACGGCATGTGCCTGGACATTGATGGAACATACTATTTCATCGTTGAATTTTTACATGTAAAACCAGGTAAAGGACCGGCTTTTGTAAGAACTAAACTTAAAAATGTTACCACAGGTCGCGTAATCGATAAAACATGGAACTCGGGTGTTAAGGTAGAGGAAGTTCGTATTGAACGTCGTCCTTACCAATTCTTATATAAGGATGAAATGGGGTACAACTTTATGCACCCTGAAACATTCGAACAGATTTCAATTCCCGGAGGCACAATAGATGGCGTACAGTTTTTAAAAGAAGGCGATACTGTAGAAGCAATGGTTCACGCTGCAACAGAAACAGTGCTTACCTGCGAATTACCTGTTAAGGTTACGCTTCAGGTTACCTATACAGAACCGGGCATTAAAGGAGATACAGCAACCAACACACTGAAACCTGCAACTGTTGAAACCGGTGCAGAAGTACGTGTTCCTTTATTTATCAACGAAGGAGAATTTATTGAAATCGACACACGCGACGGATCCTATCTTGGACGTGTTCGTTAATCGAATTTTGTAAATACAAATACAAAAAAGCAGAGATGCCCTCATACATCTCTGCTTTCTTTTTTTAATTAAACCTTACATCTATGTCTGAAAAAACCAACAACCTCCCCATCAAATCATGGGCTACGGAAGACCGTCCCCGCGAGAAAATGCTGCTTAAAGGAATTTCGGCTCTAAGCGATGCCGAGCTACTTGCCATCCTTATCGGATCTGGCAACAGCGATGAAACTGCCGTACAGCTGTCGCAGCGCATACTTCATCGGGCAGAAAATAATCTAAATTCATTGGGCAAACTATCAGTCAACGACCTTATCTCCGAATTCAAGGGAATAGGCCAGGCAAAGGCCATAACAATTTGCGCCGCGATGGAGTTAGGAAAACGCAGGGGAGCAAGCGAAACGCTCCAGAGATCGGTGATACGGTGCAGCAATGACGGCTATCAGCTTTTTCACCCCCATCTTTGCGATCTGCCTCACGAAGAACTGTGGCTGGCATTAATGAACCGATCTGCCAAAGTGATCGACCGGGTAAAGATTAGTCAGGGCGGCACCGGCGAAACATCAGCCGATATCCAGTTAATGCTTAAAGCTGCTATTACAAGCCTTGCCACGGGGATCATTCTTTGCCATAATCACCCTTCAGGAAATACACAACCAAGTCTGAGCGACGATCGTCTTACGCACAAACTATATAAATCAGCCAAATTAATGGATATTTCTCTCCTTGACCATATCATAGTATGCGACGGATGCTACTATAGCTATGCCGACGAAGGACGATTGACTCCGCAAGAGGAGAGAATCTAAAGAAAAAATGTATATTTGCAGTATATAAATTAGTAGAACTATGAACAACGAATTTCTGCAAACTGAAGAAGCTATCGTAGCGATGCTTAAAACAGTATATGATCCGGAAATCCCGGTTAATGTGTATGACCTGGGACTGATATACAAAGTAGATGTAGACGACGAAAAGAACGTACGCATCGACATGACTCTCACCGCCCCCAACTGCCCGGCTGTAGACTTCCTCGTTGAAGATGTACGGATGAAGGTGGAAAGTGTGGACGGTGTAAAGAATGTGGAGATAAACCTGGTATTCGAACCCGAATGGCACAAAGATATGATGTCTGAAGAGGCCAAGCTGGAACTGGGATTTCTCTAAACGACCGGGAATGGAAAAAGGGAAAAAAATATACTTTGCGTCCGACGCCCATCTGGGTGCCCGTTTTCATGCCGACCCCAGAGCTATTGAACTGAAACTGGTCCGATGGCTCGACAGCATCAAAGAAAATGCTTCGTCCATATACCTGCTGGGCGATATGTTCGATTACTGGTATGAATACAAGTACGTAGTACCCAAAGGATACACCCGTTTTCTTGGAAAACTGGCCGAGCTGTCTGATATGGGTATCGAAATTCACCTTTTTATAGGGAATCACGATATCTGGATGTTCGATTACCTGGAAAAAGAGATAGGTGCAGTGATTCACCGCGAACCCATTACTGTCGATTTACTGGGAAAGCGCTTTTTTCTGGCTCACGGAGACGAAGTTGACGACCGTAGCCTTGCCTTCCGGTTTATCCGTGGGTTATTCCGAAACAAGTTTTGCCAATGGCTGTATGGCGGAATCCATCCCCGGTGGACTTTTGGATTTGCTATGGGGTGGTCTCTTAGTAGCCGAAAAAACGGGTTAGTACGCGAAGATAAGTACGAGGGAGAAGCTTCCGAATACCTTGTTGCCTTTGCCAAAAAGTATCTTAAGACTCATCCGGATATCAACTTCTTTATTTTCGGACATCGGCATGTTATGCTGGACCTATTGCTAACCCGAACATCGCGTTTACTGATCGGCGGCGACTGGATGCAGTTCTTTTCCTATATTGAATGGGATGGAACAACCCTGTTTCTGGATCAGTTCGAAGGGTAACAGGGTAACAATATTCTTATACAAAAAAAGAGAATGTCTCAGCCATTTCCGGCGTCGACATTCTCTTTTTATATCTTGTAGTAATCTAAACTTATTTGCTTAGAATTTCCAGCGTATCTTTAGCTATAGTAAGTTCCTCGTCCGTTGGAACAACGATCACAGTCACTTTACTGTCCGGCGTACTAATCACCATTTCTTTTCCACGCATGTGGTCGTTTTTAGCTTCATCAAGCTTAATACCCATGAATTCCATATCACGACAAACCTCAGTACGTGTAGACCACTGGTTCTCGCCAACACCGCCGGTAAAAACCAGAATATCCAATCCGCCTAATGCTGCAGCGTAAGCTCCGATATATTTCTTGATGCGGTAATTAAATACATTCATCGTCAGAATCGCTTTCTTATCGCCTTCTTCTATAGCTGCTTCAATTTCACGCATATCAGAAGAAATATTGGAAAGGCCCATTACTCCACTTTGCTTGTTGATCAAATCTGACAGGCCAGCGGCATTTAAACCTTCTTTGTCCATAATAAAAGACAAAGCTCCGGCATCTACATCTCCGCAACGTGTTCCCATCAGCAAACCTTCCACTGGTGTAAGCCCCATGGTTGTATCGATGCTCTTGCCATCCTTAATAGCAGTAATTGAACCACCATTACCAATGTGAGCAGTAATGATCCGTTGCTTTTCGTAGGGTACGCCCAAAACATCACAAGCACGCTGAGATACAAAACGGTGACTTGTTCCATGGAATCCATAACGGCGGATACCATATTTCTTATACAAAGAATAAGGCAAGCCATACATATAAGCATAATCAGGCATTGTCTGATGGAAAGCCGTATCAAACACTGCAACCTGAGGTATACCCGGAATCAACGATTCCATGGCACGTATACCCTTTAAGTTAGGAGGGTTATGAAGGGGAGCAAGGTCAATACATTCAACAACCTTACCAATTACCTCGTTAGTAATCTGTACACTGCTGCTAAACTTTTCTCCTCCGTGAACAACACGGTGGCCTACTGCGTCAATTTCATTATACGATTTAATACAACCGTATTTTTCGTGCGTAAGAATGCTCAAAATAAACTGAATAGCCACATTATGCTCGGGCAACTCCTTTTCGAGAACTACCTTTTCGCCGTTGGGCATGGTAAATTTAAGAAAAGATCCGGGTAAACCGAGCTTTTCCACACCTCCCTGAGCCATCACTTCCTGACGCTCCATATCAAACAGCTTGTACTTTACGGATGAACTACCGCAATTCAAAACTAAAATTATCATGATTTCTTTACTTAATTTATGTCTTTAGCCTTTTATTTTGCAGAAGCCTTTAAGCCGATTGACTGGTTGGCGGCAACAGCTACCATTTTATAAATATCATCAACCGAGCAACCACGGCTCAAATCATTTACAGGAGCTGCAATTCCTTGCAGAATGGGGCCTACAGCCTCAGCTCCAGCTAAGCGCTGCACCAATTTGTAAGCAATATTTCCTACTTCAAGTGTTGGGAACACCAATACATTTGCCTGACCAGCAATTTCACTTTCCGGAGCTTTCTTTAAAGCAACAACTTCAACAATTGCAGCATCAGCCTGTAATTCGCCATCAATCTTTAGATCGGGAGCCATCTCTTTAGCCAAGCGGGTAGCTTCAACCACTTTATCAACCATTTCATGAGATGCACTTCCTTTTGTGGAGAAGCTTAACATAGCCACTTTAGGTTCCACACCAACTATATCACGTGTTGTCTGAGCTGTAGACACTGCAATCTGTGCCAGTTCGGCAGAGGTTGGATTAGGCATAACAGCACAATCAGCAAACACTAAAATTCCATCACTTCCGTAGGACTTATCTTTAAGGAACATCAAAAATGCACCTGAAACACAGCTAATACCCGGAGCAGTCTTTACAATCTGAAGAGCAGGTCTCAATACATCGCCTGTTGTATTCTGCGCACCGGCAATCTCTCCGTCGGCATCTCCAGCCTTAATCATCAAACAGCCCAGATACAGGGGATTTTCTACCAAGACAGCCGCCTTTTCGGGAGTCATGCCTTTTTTCTGTCTCAACTGGAAAAGCAAGTCGGCATACGCCTCTTTCTTTTCATGATTTAACGGATCAACAATTGTAGCAAGACCAATATTTTTCAATTCGTAAGCAGCAGATAGATCGTTAATTTCTGCATGATTTCCAATTAAAATGATGTTGGCAACACCATCTGCCAATAATTTGTCGGCGGCACGAAGAGTTCTTTCTTCGGTCCCTTCGGGAAGAACGATACGTTGCTTGTTAGCTTTAGCGCGTGCAATAATGTCTTGCATTAAGTCCATAGCGGAAGATATTTATTTTCTTAAGTTAATTATCTCATTTCGGCTACAAAATTAGGTAAAATGCAATATAGAGTTTGCAAAACAGACAAGA is from uncultured Macellibacteroides sp. and encodes:
- a CDS encoding SusD/RagB family nutrient-binding outer membrane lipoprotein, producing MNKKIVQGLLLATTLIFGSCTDQLEEKYYNPEKSTTMSIPGFFTSALNSDRVRPSYWNVRTFLEMQPGVYAQTNYFGNGNTAYQQADSYCEQYWNDFYGRGIMSLYRAMEVTYANLPDADKKNQEIFMKAVKVVLYDRASQMVDLWGDIPFSEAGSLETNSTITNAKFDDSAELYATFIAGLDECATYFASASTTADFSKYDILLSGNVKKWQQYANSLRLRLLMRMSNANENTAKTKVLEMLNNPASYPLVDGAMASNYNPANVDVLLFPLTTYTDNLNSALSELNCNWAPDYLLNKVMAPSNDPRLPVFFDNTSKGYRAMPVESSTSWAEANYADYCYLDSTTFVQNAQMPGFVMTSSEVNFLKAEAFQRWGNSSDAKTAFETAVKQSVSFYYYVNNLNSAGLRKESKPSDSVIEAFIESGVSYTGTDAQKLALIYTQKWLHFGLWQANQAWAEYRRTDVPALTFPSEGKLSGYTTPPTRLIYPSGEVSNNSENYKSVAGKDTRSTKLFWDVK
- a CDS encoding CidA/LrgA family protein; its protein translation is MLSQVFYILFFFFSGEFISYFLGGFIPGSVIGMILLFLALVLGIVNPVKVKKVSTLLTQNMGLFFLPAGVGLMNSLGIISEYWVVIVTASVISTVLVIASVAIVQQKMGKEIKDNE
- a CDS encoding LrgB family protein: MNNLLESQIFILTLVIGTYLAASLLYRKTKLSILHPLLTSILVIIAILKVTGIQYESFKEGSKLIEFMLGPTVVALGYVLFEQMKNLKGNVISILTSLFIGAITGIVSVIGICKLMGANDILIATLQPKSVTTPIAMEIAEKSGGIPSLTAVIVVAVGIFGSMAGPMILRVLGIESRIAKGLALGASSHGIGTSVAIQIGAIEGAISGLAIGLMGIMTALLVPAIKLLLGLF
- the efp gene encoding elongation factor P, translated to MASTADFRNGMCLDIDGTYYFIVEFLHVKPGKGPAFVRTKLKNVTTGRVIDKTWNSGVKVEEVRIERRPYQFLYKDEMGYNFMHPETFEQISIPGGTIDGVQFLKEGDTVEAMVHAATETVLTCELPVKVTLQVTYTEPGIKGDTATNTLKPATVETGAEVRVPLFINEGEFIEIDTRDGSYLGRVR
- the radC gene encoding DNA repair protein RadC; translation: MSEKTNNLPIKSWATEDRPREKMLLKGISALSDAELLAILIGSGNSDETAVQLSQRILHRAENNLNSLGKLSVNDLISEFKGIGQAKAITICAAMELGKRRGASETLQRSVIRCSNDGYQLFHPHLCDLPHEELWLALMNRSAKVIDRVKISQGGTGETSADIQLMLKAAITSLATGIILCHNHPSGNTQPSLSDDRLTHKLYKSAKLMDISLLDHIIVCDGCYYSYADEGRLTPQEERI
- a CDS encoding iron-sulfur cluster assembly protein codes for the protein MNNEFLQTEEAIVAMLKTVYDPEIPVNVYDLGLIYKVDVDDEKNVRIDMTLTAPNCPAVDFLVEDVRMKVESVDGVKNVEINLVFEPEWHKDMMSEEAKLELGFL
- a CDS encoding UDP-2,3-diacylglucosamine diphosphatase; translated protein: MEKGKKIYFASDAHLGARFHADPRAIELKLVRWLDSIKENASSIYLLGDMFDYWYEYKYVVPKGYTRFLGKLAELSDMGIEIHLFIGNHDIWMFDYLEKEIGAVIHREPITVDLLGKRFFLAHGDEVDDRSLAFRFIRGLFRNKFCQWLYGGIHPRWTFGFAMGWSLSSRKNGLVREDKYEGEASEYLVAFAKKYLKTHPDINFFIFGHRHVMLDLLLTRTSRLLIGGDWMQFFSYIEWDGTTLFLDQFEG
- a CDS encoding acetate kinase; the protein is MIILVLNCGSSSVKYKLFDMERQEVMAQGGVEKLGLPGSFLKFTMPNGEKVVLEKELPEHNVAIQFILSILTHEKYGCIKSYNEIDAVGHRVVHGGEKFSSSVQITNEVIGKVVECIDLAPLHNPPNLKGIRAMESLIPGIPQVAVFDTAFHQTMPDYAYMYGLPYSLYKKYGIRRYGFHGTSHRFVSQRACDVLGVPYEKQRIITAHIGNGGSITAIKDGKSIDTTMGLTPVEGLLMGTRCGDVDAGALSFIMDKEGLNAAGLSDLINKQSGVMGLSNISSDMREIEAAIEEGDKKAILTMNVFNYRIKKYIGAYAAALGGLDILVFTGGVGENQWSTRTEVCRDMEFMGIKLDEAKNDHMRGKEMVISTPDSKVTVIVVPTDEELTIAKDTLEILSK
- the pta gene encoding phosphate acetyltransferase, producing the protein MDLMQDIIARAKANKQRIVLPEGTEERTLRAADKLLADGVANIILIGNHAEINDLSAAYELKNIGLATIVDPLNHEKKEAYADLLFQLRQKKGMTPEKAAVLVENPLYLGCLMIKAGDADGEIAGAQNTTGDVLRPALQIVKTAPGISCVSGAFLMFLKDKSYGSDGILVFADCAVMPNPTSAELAQIAVSTAQTTRDIVGVEPKVAMLSFSTKGSASHEMVDKVVEATRLAKEMAPDLKIDGELQADAAIVEVVALKKAPESEIAGQANVLVFPTLEVGNIAYKLVQRLAGAEAVGPILQGIAAPVNDLSRGCSVDDIYKMVAVAANQSIGLKASAK